One Vigna unguiculata cultivar IT97K-499-35 chromosome 7, ASM411807v1, whole genome shotgun sequence genomic region harbors:
- the LOC114190903 gene encoding polyadenylate-binding protein 7 codes for MAVPATVAAAQSSLYVGDLHPDITDTQLFQAFREFESLSSVRVCRDSMTRASLRYGYVNFMSQQDANRAIKVKNNSYLFGKVIRVMWSHRDPNGRKSGRGNVFVKNLAESIDNAVLHDLFQKYGNVLSSKVVVYDDGKSKGYGFVQFESEESANSAIEKLNGSTVRDKQIYVGKFVRKGDRILPGYDSKYTNLYIKNLDSDITEALLREKFSTFGKIISLAIAKDDNGLSKGFAFVNYDSPDDARKAMETMNGSQFGSKNLYVSRAQKKAEREQLLHNQFEEKRKEQIQKSKGSNLYVKNIDDAVGEKELRDLFSSCGTITSVKVMRNEKGISKGFGFVCFSNPEEAIKAMSTFYGCMFYGKPLYIAFAQRKEDRKTQLKLHYAPQQARLNGSPATVIPPGFTPYFYPNVTSHVFQSGLLYQPLGLGSGWRANDFTPPTRPFQPSQVPIVPSTNRNRRLNRGMMNGHMNSMGKAQTGVYIPQLQHYYQPLDSREYMAA; via the exons ATGGCCGTTCCAGCTACGGTTGCCGCTGCTCAGTCTTCGCTTTACGTTGGAGATCTTCATCCTGACATCACCGACACCCAACTATTCCAGGCCTTCCGTGAATTCGAAAGCCTCTCTTCCGTCCGCGTCTGCAGGGATTCCATGACGAGGGCGTCGCTCCGTTACGGTTACGTCAACTTTATGTCTCAGCAAGACG CAAACCGAGCtattaaagtgaaaaataattcttatcTCTTTGGAAAAGTGATAAGGGTCATGTGGTCACATCGCGATCCTAATGGAAGGAAAAGTGGCAGAGGGAATGTGTTTGTTAAG AACTTGGCAGAATCAATAGATAATGCGGTGCTACatgatttatttcaaaaatatggaaatGTTTTGTCCAGCAAAGTAGTCGTGTATGACGATGGGAAGAGCAAAGGGTATGGCTTTGTTCAATTTGAATCGGAGGAATCTGCAAATAGTGCCATTGAGAAGTTGAATGGCTCTACCGTGAGAGACAAACAGAT ATATGTTGGGAAGTTTGTCAGAAAAGGTGACCGCATTTTGCCCGGTTATGATTCCAAGTATACAAATTTGTACATTAAAAACTTGGATTCGGATATTACGGAAGCACTTCTTCGGGAAAAGTTCTCCACTTTTGGAAAAATTATTAGTTTGGCTATCGCAAAGGACGACAATGGGCTATCCAAGGGTTTTGCATTTGTTAACTATGATAGTCCAGATGATGCTAGAAAGGCGATGGAAACAATGAATGGATCGCAATTTG GTTCAAAGAATCTTTATGTGTCTAGGGCGCAGAAGAAGGCTGAACGTGAGCAACTCTTGCATAATCAATTTGAGGAAAAACGCAAGGAGCAAATACAGAAATCAAAG GGCTCCAACCTTTATGTGAAGAACATTGATGACGCTGTTGGTGAAAAAGAACTACGAGATCTGTTTAGTTCATGTGGCACAATCACTTCTGTAAAAGTTATGCGAAATGAAAAAGGGATAAGCAAGGGGTTTGGTTTTGTCTGCTTCTCCAACCCTGAGGAGGCTATTAAAGCTATGAGCACTTTTTATG GATGCATGTTCTATGGTAAGCCACTGTATATTGCTTTCGCGCAGAGGAAGGAGGATAGGAAAACACAGCTGAAGCTCCACTATGCACCCCAACAAGCACGATTGAATGGATCTCCTGCTACAGTTATCCCTCCTGGCTTTACACCTTACTTTTATCCAAATGTTACTTCACATGTGTTTCAATCTGGGCTTTTGTATCAACCTCTGGGATTGGGATCAGGATGGAGGGCTAATGACTTTACGCCTCCTACTAGACCATTTCAACCATCACAGGTTCCTATT GTTCCTAGCACTAATAGGAATCGTAGGCTAAATAGGGGCATGATGAATGGGCATATGAATTCAATGGGAAAAGCTCAAACTGGTGTATATATCCCGCAACTGCAGCACTATTATCAGCCATTGGACTCAAGAGAGTACATGGCAG CTTAG
- the LOC114190409 gene encoding uncharacterized protein LOC114190409: protein MNGCRPFIGVDGCHLKNSYGGQLLVDVATDPNDQYFPLAFAVVENECKETWRWFLTLLLEGIRDIQSLMQVFDELLHGVKQRFCLRHLYNNYKKRFGGGIVIRNLMMAAAKATYYQGWEASMEELKKVNQEAAEWLYAIPRKSWCKHAFSAYSRCDVLMNNLLESFNNTILLARDKPIITMMEWIKTYLMSRFEHLREKLSAFTGVVMPKPNKGLDREIKKSENWFAVWTGDGKFEVTQGFTMDKFTVDLTNHTCTCYFWDLVGIQCRHAVAAINYRVEQPSDYVHAYYKREAYEACYGSQISPINGQQL from the exons ATGAATGGCTGTAGACCATTCATAGGTGTAGATGGATGTCATTTGAAGAATAGCTATGGAGGCCAACTTTTAGTTGATGTGGCAACAGATCCAAATGACCAATACTTTCCACTGGCATTTGCTGTTGTAGAGAATGAGTGCAAGGAGACTTGGAGGTGGTTCCTAACATTATTGTTAGAGGGCATTAGAGATATTCAAA GCCTGATGCAAGTATTTGATGAACTATTGCATGGAGTCAAGCAGCGTTTTTGTCTAAGGCATTTGTACAACAACTACAAGAAGAGATTTGGTGGTGGTATAGTCATTAGGAATCTCATGATGGCTGCTGCTAAAGCCACATACTACCAAGGTTGGGAGGCAAGTATGGAAGAGCTAAAGAAGGTCAATCAAGAAGCTGCTGAATGGTTATATGCAATTCCACGTAAATCTTGGTGTAAACATGCATTTAGTGCATATTCTAGGTGTGATGTCCTCATGAACAACTTATTAGAGTCATTTAATAACACTATATTGTTAGCTAGGGATAAACCAATTATAACAATGATGGAGTGGATTAAGACTTACTTGATGAGTAGGTTTGAACATTTGCGAGAAAAATTAAGTGCATTTACGGGTGTTGTAATGCCTAAACCAAACAAAGGGCTAGATAGGGAAATaaagaaaagtgaaaattgGTTTGCTGTTTGGACTGGAGATGGTAAGTTTGAAGTTACACAAGGATTCACAATGGATAAATTCACAGTTGACCTCACAAACCACACTTGCACCTGTTACTTTTGGGACTTAGTTGGCATACAATGTAGACATGCCGTGGCTGCAATCAATTATAGAGTAGAACAACCCTCTGATTATGTGCATGCATATTACAAAAGGGAGGCTTATGAAGCTTGTTATGGGTCACAAATTTCACCCATTAATGGCCAACAACTCTAG